DNA sequence from the Rhodanobacteraceae bacterium genome:
GCTGTCGGATCGCCCGTATCCGCAGGGTCAGGCCTTGCTCGCTGCGCTCGCCGCCGCTCGTTCGGTCAATGCCGCGGCGTTGGTCGAGCGCGGGCTCAGCGGTCCCGCGCTCGGTGAGGCGCTGCGGCAGGAGCGCGTCGCGGCGATCGCGCAGGTGCGCGGCTCCGCCTGAGTTCCCCGGGTGCCCGCGCCGTCCATCGGCGCCGCAAGCGTGCGTTGCTGGTGCATTGCGCGCCGTCTACCATCCCGGCCACACGATTCGTCCGGCCGCGACGCATCGCCCGGTCCGCGGAGTTGCCCATGTCCGACGCCAGCGACACCGAGCAGAGCCGCCAGCGGCGCGAACTGCGCTCCTTCCTGTTCCTGACCGTGGTGCTGTTCCCGCTGCTGGCGGTGCTGGTGGTCGCGAGCTTCGCTGCCATGATGTGGATCTGGCATATGATCGTTGGGCCGCCTGGCGGCTGAGCAGCGCAGCCGCGTCCCGCATTCGTCGTTTCGTTTGGCCACAAGGCACAATGGCAGCCGCGATGACGACATGCCCTTGACATACGCCCGCTTGCATCCGCGCGGCCCGACCGCCACACTTCGTGATGTAGAGGGGAGTAGCTTTTCGCGAACTGGTCGTCATCACGCGTGCAACCGCACGCCGGCCACTCGGCGCATCGCCAGATGCGCAAGCAAGACCTCGACCGCACCGCGTGCGCATGGGCCGGCTGCTGACCGGCCCATTCGCCGTTGCAGGTCGAGGGGGGTCCTCGTCCGGGTGCGGATGCATCAATGCACGGGCGGGGCTGCATGGAAACGATCGGTACCTGGTGGATGTGGGCGGGCTTCACCGTCCTGGTGATCGTCGCACTCATCATCGACCTGCTGGTCATGCGCCAGCAGGGCGCGCACAAGGTCTCTTTCCGCGAGGCGCTGCAGTGGTCGCTGGTCTGGATCGGCCTGGCGCTGGCCTTCAATGCGGCGCTCTGGTGGTATGTCGATTCGGTCGGCGGGCGTGAGTTGGCCAACACGAAGGGCCTGGAATTCCTGACCGGTTATCTGGTCGAGAAATCGCTGGCGGTCGACAACATCTTCGTGTTCCTGATGATCTTCAACTTCTTCGCGGTGCCGCTCGAGTACCAGAAGCGCGCGCTGATCTTCGGCGTGATCTGCGCCATCGTGCTGCGCGCGCTGATGATCCTGCTCGGCGCCTTC
Encoded proteins:
- a CDS encoding periplasmic nitrate reductase, NapE protein is translated as MSDASDTEQSRQRRELRSFLFLTVVLFPLLAVLVVASFAAMMWIWHMIVGPPGG